The following coding sequences are from one Xiphias gladius isolate SHS-SW01 ecotype Sanya breed wild chromosome 14, ASM1685928v1, whole genome shotgun sequence window:
- the LOC120799225 gene encoding major facilitator superfamily domain-containing protein 12-like, whose product MSDMERSLPAIRRLSYAVGHFLNDLCASMWFTYLLVFYHSVLGFKNTNAGVLLLVGQIADAICTPLIGYESDQTPGCGNYGKRKTWHLVGTLSVLLSFAFIFNQCLGCDSLTPQWVSLTYFIPFIIVFQFGWAATQISHLSLIPELVTCEHAKVELTAYRYAFTVIANITVYAVAYLLFHVQAREDDNPLSDALGPIDIPVFRDLALIVLGIGAVFSILFHLGTTEWRPGAGGETGGEEARRKRMEEEEGDGEQRPLLPCPKTTSTFLQWKCWLQQPSFYQVALLYMSTRLIVNLSQTYISMYLLNTLRLPKKFIATIPLVMYLSGFLSSFIMKPLSKLIGKCLTYFVGLLLIMAFSYWVLLNDRMGQQVYGAAALLGAGSATILVISLAMTAELIADQTQSGAFVYGAMSFTDKFANGVAVMIIQAMHPCHTAVCCPACVGFYHYIMVIVTGGVAVFAALALCSILIWPIRIRCGLQVMSDDAVRVN is encoded by the exons GTGTGTTGCTGCTAGTTGGGCAAATAGCTGATGCTATCTGTACGCCTCTCATTGGCTACGAGTCTGACCAAACCCCTGGCTGTGGAAACTACGGCAAGAGGAAGACATGGCATTTAGTCG GTACACTGAGCGTGTTGCTATCCTTTGCCTTCATCTTCAACCAGTGTCTGGGCTGTGACTCCCTCACCCCTCAGTGGGTAAGCCTGACGTACTTCATCCCATTCATCATCGTCTTTCAGTTCGGCTGGGCCGCCACGCAGATCTcccatctttctctcattcCAGAGCTGGTCACCTGTGAGCATGCTAAAGTAGAGCTCACTGCATACAG ATATGCCTTTACAGTAATAGCCAACATCACAGTGTATGCAGTGGCCTACCTGCTGTTCCATGTGCAGGCCAGAGAGGATGACAACCCGCTCAGTGATGCACTCGGACCAATAGATATCCCCGTCTTCAGG GATCTGGCATTGATTGTGCTGGGTATCGGTGCTGTCTTCTCCATCCTCTTCCACCTGGGAACCACTGAGTGGAGGCCTGGAGCTGGAGGGGAgactggaggagaggaggcgaggaggaaaaggatggaggaggaagagggggacgGGGAACAGAGGCCACTGCTTCCTTGCCCCAAGACCACCTCAACTTTTCTTCAGTGGAAATGTTGGCTGCAGCAGCCTTCATTCTACCAG gTGGCCTTACTCTATATGTCCACAAGGCTAATAGTGAATCTGTCTCAGACCTACATCTCAATGTATCTTCTTAACACGCTGCGGCTGCCAAAG AAGTTCATAGCAACAATCCCATTAGTGATGTACCTGAGTGGCTTCCTGTCCTCCTTCATTATGAAGCCTCTCAGTAAACTAATTGGAAAATGT CTCACCTATTTTGTGGGCCTGTTGCTGATCATGGCCTTCTCCTACTGGGTGTTGCTGAATGACAGGATGGGTCAGCAGGTGTACGGGGCAGCTGCTCTGCTAGGGGCAGGCTCAGCTACCATCCTTGTCATATCGCTTGCCATGACTGCGGAGCTCATCGCTGATCAGACT caaaGTGGAGCATTTGTATATGGAGCCATGAGTTTCACTGATAAGTTTGCTAATGGAGTGGCTGTGATGATCATTCAGGCAATGCATCCTTGCCA tactGCGGTGTGTTGTCCAGCCTGTGTGGGGTTCTATCATTATATCATGGTCATAGTGACAGGAGGTGTAGCTGTCTTCGCAGCTTTGGCTCTCTGCTCCATCCTCATCTGGCCAATCAGGATCAGAT GTGGTTTGCAAGTCATGTCTGATGATGCAGTCAGAGTCAATTAA